From a single Rhinolophus ferrumequinum isolate MPI-CBG mRhiFer1 chromosome 15, mRhiFer1_v1.p, whole genome shotgun sequence genomic region:
- the LOC117035424 gene encoding cationic amino acid transporter 3-like — translation MLCQRVCQFGQKLVRRRPLETRGESESCLARCLGTMDLVALGVGSTLGAGVYILAGAVARDKAGPAIVICFLVAALTSVLSGLCYAEFGARVPCSGSSYLYSYVTVGQLCAFITGWTLILSYVIGSASVARAWSSAIDSVTGNHISRVLQGSFSLHVPHLAQYPDFFSLGLVLLLTGLLVLGARESALVTKIFTGMNLSVLSFVFLSGFIKGHVHHWQLTQQDYELAKSGSNDTYSLGPLGSGGFVPFGFDGVLRGAATCFYAFVGFDCIATAGDEARNPQRSIPLGIVISLFICFLAYFGVSAALTLMVPYYQIHSDSPLPQAFLYVGWAPARYVVAAGTLCALSSSLLGAMFPMPRVIYAMAEDGLLFRGLARVHDRTHTPIIATIVSGTLAAFMALLFELSDLVDLMSIGTLLAYSLVAFSVLVLRYQPDQDLRKNEKTEVEITEVKPEPEASSLASVPEAGNSKTLKSLCNPINTIPTRKSGQTVYGCAFLLALLLTILCLILAQWPSHLFSGDPLCTTSAGLLLLLIFGTTFIIWRQPQNPTPLNFKVPALPVLPLISIFVNIYLMMQMTPRTWAQFGIWMVIGLAIYFGYGIWHSVEKTNDQQPPASSSQTADKNVPSAEFPYRK, via the exons ATGCTGTGTCAGCGTGTTTGCCAATTTGGTCAGAAGCTGGTCCGCAGGCGGCCCCTGGAGACCAGGGGAGAGTCTGAGAGCTGCTTGGCCCGTTGTCTGGGCACCATGGACCTGGTGGCCTTGGGTGTGGGCAGCACCCTGGGAGCAGGAGTGTACATCCTGGCTGGTGCAGTGGCCAGGGACAAAGCTGGACCGGCGATTGTCATCTGCTTTTTGGTGGCCGCCCTGACTTCTGTGTTGTCTGGGCTCTGCTATGCGGAGTTTGGGGCCCGGGTACCATGCTCCGGTTCTTCGTATCTCTACAGCTACGTCACAGTGGGACAACTGTGTGCCTTCATCACTGGATGGACCCTCATACTCTCCTATGTCATTG GGAGTGCCAGTGTGGCCAGGGCCTGGAGCTCTGCCATTGACAGCGTGACTGGGAACCACATCTCACGGGTCCTGCAGGGCAGTTTTTCTCTGCATGTGCCTCACCTGGCCCAGTACCCAGACTTTTTCTCGCTGGGCCTGGTGCTGCTGCTCACTG GTCTACTGGTTCTGGGAGCTAGAGAGTCAGCCCTGGTCACCAAGATATTCACAGGCATGAACCTTTCCGTCCTTAGCTTCGTCTTCCTTTCTGGCTTCATTAAGGGTCATGTGCACCACTGGCAGCTCACGCAGCAGGATTACGAATTGGCCAAATCTGGATCCAACGACACCTACAG CTTGGGCCCTCTGGGGTCTGGAGGGTTTGTACCTTTTGGCTTTGATGGGGTTCTCCGCGGAGCAGCTACGTGTTTCTACGCATTTGTTGGTTTTGACTGCATTGCCACCGCAG GGGATGAAGCCCGCAATCCTCAGCGTTCCATCCCCCTGGGCATTGTCATCTCGCTCTTCATCTGCTTTTTGGCATATTTTGGTGTCTCAGCGGCACTCACCCTCATGGTGCCCTACTACCAGATTCATTCTGACAGCCCCTTGCCACAGGCTTTTCTTTACGTTGGATGGGCCCCTGCCAGATATGTTGTGGCTGCTGGCACCCTCTGTGCTCTTTCATCCAG CCTCTTGGGTGCCATGTTCCCCATGCCTCGGGTGATCTACGCCATGGCAGAGGATGGGCTCCTTTTCCGGGGACTTGCCCGGGTCCATGACCGCACACACACCCCCATCATAGCCACTATAGTTTCTGGGACTCTTGCAG CATTCATGGCACTCCTCTTCGAGCTCAGTGATCTTGTGGACCTCATGTCAATTGGGACACTGCTTGCTTACTCCCTGGTGGCCTTTTCTGTGCTTGTCCTCAG GTACCAGCCAGACCAGGATTTACggaagaatgagaaaacagaggtggAAATAACTGAGGTAAAGCCTGAACCTGAAGCAAGTTCTTTGGCATCTGTACCTGAAGCAGGAAACTCAAAGACTCTAAAGAGTCTGTGTAACCCGATCAACACCATCCCCACTCGGAAATCTGGCCAGACCGTCTATGGATGTGCCTTTCTGCTTG CTCTCTTGCTGACGATCCTGTGCCTGATACTGGCCCAATGGCCCAGCCATCTGTTCTCTGGAGACCCACTATGTACAACATCAGCtgggctgctgcttctgcttATTTTTGGGACCACTTTCATCATTTGGAGACAGCCCCAGAACCCAACTCCTCTTAACTTCAAG GTCCCTGCTTTGCCTGTCCTTCCGCTGATAAGCATCTTTGTGAACATTTATTTGATGATGCAGATGACTCCCAGGACCTGGGCCCAATTTGGCATCTGGATGGTGATTG GACTTGCCATATACTTTGGATATGGGATCTGGCACAGCGTGGAGAAGACCAATGATCAACAGCCACCGGCCTCAAGCTCCCAGACTGCTGACAAAAATGTCCCTAGTGCTGAATTTCCATACAGGAAGTAG